In Candidatus Chlorohelix allophototropha, one DNA window encodes the following:
- a CDS encoding transposase has protein sequence MPDSNQNSNSKKKQTQEIIQASLPPMELIQQQLGSAKSMDDFFGKEGILCRVFGHTLEKLLEAELTDHLGYDKYEAAGRNSGNSRNGKINRSSAGETEIAVPRDRNGEIEPKLLKKYAHNTNELEEKILGCYARGLSTRDIQESLVEM, from the coding sequence ATGCCAGACAGCAACCAGAACTCGAATTCAAAAAAGAAGCAGACCCAGGAGATTATTCAGGCATCCTTACCACCCATGGAGTTAATCCAACAACAGTTGGGCAGTGCCAAAAGTATGGACGATTTCTTCGGCAAAGAAGGCATCCTTTGCCGGGTTTTCGGCCATACCCTCGAAAAATTGTTGGAAGCTGAACTCACTGACCACCTCGGCTACGACAAATACGAAGCGGCAGGTCGAAACAGTGGCAACTCGCGCAACGGCAAAATCAACCGCTCCAGCGCCGGTGAAACCGAAATAGCCGTGCCCAGAGACCGTAACGGGGAGATCGAACCGAAGCTTCTTAAAAAGTACGCTCACAATACCAACGAGCTCGAAGAGAAGATTTTGGGCTGCTATGCCAGGGGTCTTTCCACTCGTGACATCCAGGAGAGCCTGGTCGAGATGTAG